From Methanosarcina lacustris Z-7289, one genomic window encodes:
- a CDS encoding S-layer protein domain-containing protein translates to MNSGIQKALSSLFIAFTIWLILPTLSIAGPAICGSPFDTNATSSDGFCWNATTFGGFNYPVNKHKDFVASENWWGERLQYIETDGQNELGKNNPGNHVIGEGELVYSTRQFPNKYNLVSDLELNAGTTPAELGGMFYYKLPWFGKPYVAVENDATQLANLVINQDSGDKKELKAGETWDLGKGYSLTVNQVDVEGNKVWFSLFKNGDELESGVVDADGTVENQTFTAQADFGDGKDQLYFITYVDSVFVSATGSFAVFKYTWLIDKDDILIIENGDEFQGFEVKEASEDGLVLKNSNSITLNLDKDKKNYFTDSWYFQTSDEGKGSTSPAGYIILPAKELSTPGNYTLRGLPLDTNATSSDGFCWNATTFGGFNYPINKHKDFVASENWWGERLQYIETDGQNELGKNNPENHVIGEGELVYSTRQFPNKYGLVSDLELNAGTTPAKLGGMFYYKLPWFGKPYVAVENDATQLANLVINQDSSEKKELKAGDVWELGKGYSLIVNQVDVEGNKVWFSLSKDGEELESGIVNADGTVDNQTFTATADFGDGKDQLYFITYVDSVFVSAAGSFAVFKYTWLIDRDNILIIENGDEYQGFEVKEASKDGIVLKNSNSITLNLDKDIKNYFTDTWYFQTSDEGKGSTSPSGYVIYPATDVVIEAENVSGSADNSTEETNVSDVAPGSNESENVSPDYRAAPSFPSGIAGSEESNSYPEGAAEEAPAKLPGFGIISGILGVMICLALRRKS, encoded by the coding sequence ATGAATTCAGGTATCCAAAAAGCTTTGTCTTCACTTTTTATTGCATTTACAATCTGGTTGATACTCCCGACTTTAAGCATTGCAGGTCCGGCGATCTGCGGGAGTCCTTTTGACACCAATGCAACTTCATCCGATGGTTTTTGCTGGAATGCAACCACTTTTGGCGGCTTTAACTACCCTGTAAACAAACACAAGGACTTTGTAGCTTCTGAGAACTGGTGGGGAGAACGCCTTCAGTACATCGAAACAGATGGACAGAACGAACTCGGGAAAAACAACCCCGGAAACCATGTTATAGGTGAAGGAGAACTTGTGTATTCTACAAGGCAGTTCCCCAACAAGTATAATCTGGTTTCCGACCTGGAGCTTAATGCCGGGACAACCCCTGCAGAACTTGGCGGCATGTTTTACTACAAACTTCCCTGGTTTGGAAAACCATATGTTGCCGTTGAAAACGATGCTACTCAGCTTGCAAACCTCGTAATAAACCAGGACAGCGGTGATAAAAAAGAGCTGAAAGCCGGTGAGACCTGGGATCTTGGAAAAGGCTATTCTCTGACCGTGAACCAGGTAGATGTCGAAGGCAACAAGGTCTGGTTCTCCTTATTTAAAAATGGGGACGAACTCGAGTCCGGGGTTGTGGACGCAGACGGGACTGTAGAAAATCAGACCTTTACTGCACAGGCAGACTTTGGAGATGGAAAAGATCAGCTCTACTTCATCACCTATGTGGACTCAGTTTTTGTGAGTGCCACTGGTTCCTTTGCAGTCTTCAAGTATACATGGCTTATTGACAAAGATGATATCCTGATTATTGAAAACGGAGATGAGTTCCAGGGTTTCGAGGTAAAAGAAGCCTCTGAAGATGGGCTTGTCCTCAAAAATTCAAATTCAATTACCCTGAACCTTGATAAGGATAAAAAGAATTACTTCACTGATTCCTGGTATTTCCAGACCTCAGATGAAGGAAAGGGCAGTACTTCTCCTGCCGGATACATTATTTTGCCTGCAAAAGAACTGAGCACTCCTGGAAATTACACTCTTAGAGGTTTGCCTCTTGACACCAACGCAACTTCATCCGATGGTTTTTGCTGGAATGCAACCACTTTTGGCGGCTTTAACTATCCTATAAACAAACACAAGGACTTTGTAGCTTCTGAAAACTGGTGGGGAGAACGCCTTCAGTACATCGAAACCGACGGTCAGAACGAACTTGGGAAAAACAACCCCGAAAACCATGTTATAGGGGAAGGAGAACTTGTGTATTCTACAAGGCAGTTCCCCAACAAATATGGGCTCGTTTCCGACCTGGAGCTTAATGCCGGGACAACCCCTGCAAAACTTGGCGGAATGTTTTACTACAAGCTTCCCTGGTTTGGTAAACCGTATGTTGCCGTTGAAAACGATGCTACCCAGCTTGCAAACCTCGTAATAAACCAGGACAGCAGTGAGAAAAAAGAACTCAAAGCCGGTGATGTCTGGGAGCTCGGGAAAGGTTACTCTCTGATCGTGAACCAGGTTGACGTCGAAGGGAATAAGGTCTGGTTCTCCTTATCTAAAGACGGAGAAGAACTTGAGTCCGGGATTGTGAATGCAGATGGAACTGTAGATAATCAGACATTTACTGCAACTGCAGACTTCGGAGATGGAAAAGATCAGCTCTACTTTATCACCTATGTGGACTCAGTTTTTGTGAGTGCCGCTGGTTCCTTTGCAGTTTTCAAGTATACCTGGTTAATTGACAGAGATAATATCCTGATTATTGAAAACGGAGATGAGTACCAGGGTTTCGAGGTAAAAGAAGCTTCTAAAGACGGTATTGTCCTCAAAAATTCAAATTCAATTACCCTGAACCTTGATAAAGATATAAAGAATTACTTTACCGACACCTGGTACTTCCAGACCTCAGATGAGGGAAAAGGCAGTACCTCGCCGAGCGGATATGTTATTTATCCTGCAACGGATGTTGTTATTGAAGCCGAAAACGTCTCTGGATCTGCAGATAATTCTACAGAAGAGACTAACGTATCAGATGTGGCTCCGGGTTCAAACGAGTCTGAAAACGTCTCACCTGATTATAGGGCAGCTCCTTCATTCCCTTCAGGAATAGCGGGCTCTGAAGAAAGCAATAGTTACCCTGAGGGAGCCGCAGAGGAAGCCCCCGCAAAACTTCCGGGCTTTGGAATAATTTCCGGGATTCTCGGGGTTATGATATGCCTGGCTCTTAGAAGAAAGAGTTAA
- a CDS encoding mRNA surveillance protein pelota produces the protein MRVTHRHLKGREGEIAVTAETLDDLWHLKYIIEKGDMIFALTKRKADSASDKLRPEKVEKVKVRLGIRVEELEFHKFANRLRIHGPIEQGMDTGSYHTLNVEIGTNISIVKEHWKNDQFQRILDAEEAGKRPKVVLVAVEEGDADIGFVRHYGIEIYSHIRQSSGKRETGLRNEFFKELVEQLRHAVPEDASIVIAGPGFTKEDFLKYFHDVEPEMASKALTEDTSMIGMSGFQEVLRRGAVDRIMQESRIARESSLMEDLIKEISMDGKAAYGFADVKNALGYGAVETLLIADETLREGREKGEDINKLLIEVEQAKGKVVVFSTTFEPGEKLNKLGGIAALLRFKVKG, from the coding sequence ATGAGGGTTACGCACCGCCATCTGAAAGGCAGGGAAGGGGAAATTGCCGTAACAGCCGAAACCCTCGACGATCTCTGGCACCTGAAATATATAATTGAAAAAGGGGACATGATCTTTGCCCTAACCAAACGGAAAGCCGATAGCGCAAGCGACAAACTCCGCCCGGAAAAAGTAGAGAAAGTAAAGGTCAGGCTCGGGATCAGGGTTGAGGAACTGGAGTTCCATAAATTCGCGAACAGGCTGCGAATACACGGGCCGATAGAGCAGGGGATGGACACCGGCTCCTATCACACTCTCAATGTAGAAATAGGGACTAACATTTCCATCGTCAAGGAGCACTGGAAAAATGACCAGTTTCAGCGCATCCTGGATGCCGAAGAGGCAGGAAAACGTCCTAAGGTTGTTCTCGTGGCAGTCGAAGAGGGTGATGCAGACATTGGTTTTGTGCGCCACTACGGAATTGAGATATATTCCCATATCCGCCAGTCATCCGGGAAGAGAGAGACCGGGCTCAGGAATGAATTTTTCAAGGAACTTGTTGAACAGCTCAGGCATGCGGTTCCCGAGGACGCCTCTATAGTTATTGCAGGCCCCGGGTTTACCAAAGAAGATTTTCTGAAATATTTCCATGACGTCGAGCCTGAAATGGCTTCAAAGGCGCTGACTGAAGACACTTCCATGATAGGGATGTCCGGTTTTCAGGAAGTGCTCCGCAGGGGGGCTGTGGACCGAATCATGCAGGAGTCCCGCATAGCCCGGGAATCCTCTCTCATGGAAGACCTCATCAAGGAGATCTCAATGGATGGGAAAGCTGCGTATGGTTTTGCGGATGTTAAAAATGCTCTTGGGTACGGGGCGGTTGAAACCCTGCTCATTGCTGACGAAACCCTGCGGGAAGGGCGGGAAAAAGGGGAAGATATCAACAAACTCCTGATCGAGGTTGAGCAGGCTAAGGGAAAGGTCGTTGTATTCAGCACTACCTTCGAGCCCGGGGAAAAGCTTAACAAACTGGGGGGAATTGCAGCTCTGCTCCGCTTCAAAGTAAAGGGCTGA
- the rqcH gene encoding ribosome rescue protein RqcH, giving the protein MKQDMSSADVAAVVAELSGGPKSILDSKIGKIYQPASGEIRINLYVFHKGRDNLFIEAGKRIHLSKHFKDSPTLPQAFPMLLRKYLSGGRIVSVEQHDFDRIVKIGVERGGIKNTLIVELFARGNVLIVDAENKIILPMNPVTMKDRRLRSGEIYELPEAQLSPVDAKVSDLLDAFSKSTADVVRTIATRFNLGGVLAEEACARAGIDKSKPAKEATVEDAEGLHDALQDLFSPLFRGRAAGKSEITAEPETGAETESEVETEVEVETETGIETEVEVETEYEVETEVEVEAEAGNEIQVEEVITQAGSEDQVPGLRPQHIKMEINGKIEPFDVVPFDLTRYSEFEKEYFDSFNTALDEFFGKKSLEQVAEVKEAEKKEKNLGVYERRLLQQEESLEKFKKEIEKNNILAEIVYANYQIIEELFSVLNGARAKGYSWDEIRSILKQAKKAVPAAQMITNIDQKTGTVTVELDGKSVNLDIRKTVPQNAQEYYEKVKKFTKKRDGAIRAIEETRKAMKKKAAAKAAKAGRKLLASRKKHWYDRFRWFVSSDGFLVVGGRDVDTNEEVFKKYMEKRDIVFHTQTPGAPLTVVKTGGEEVPESTLQEAAQFAVSYSSLWKAGQFSGDCYWVKSEQVTKTPESGEYIKKGAFIIRGERNYFKDVPLGVAVGLELKGETRVIGGPVSAVRKHGDYILELTPGKFNQNDISKKVYRIYADELNDPRFVKQIASPDLVAMMIPAGESGLRYQKPGRKGQGIGFEGAKYGIRGVEEGPEGSEAESEEEFKEEFEEEAGEKFGEESEEKFGEESEEKFGEEAGEEFGEEAGEEFGEEAGEGSEEEIEVHGVKKV; this is encoded by the coding sequence ATGAAACAGGATATGTCAAGTGCCGATGTTGCTGCAGTTGTTGCCGAGCTGTCAGGGGGTCCGAAGTCCATTCTGGATTCGAAGATCGGGAAGATATACCAGCCCGCAAGTGGGGAAATTCGCATCAACCTTTACGTTTTTCACAAGGGCAGGGACAACCTGTTCATTGAGGCTGGCAAACGTATCCATTTAAGTAAACATTTCAAGGACAGTCCCACGCTTCCTCAGGCTTTCCCCATGCTCCTCCGGAAATACCTGTCGGGGGGCAGGATCGTATCCGTGGAGCAGCATGACTTTGACAGGATCGTGAAGATCGGGGTTGAGAGGGGAGGGATCAAAAACACCCTCATTGTGGAGCTGTTCGCCCGGGGAAACGTCCTTATTGTGGATGCCGAAAACAAAATTATCCTGCCAATGAACCCTGTGACTATGAAGGACCGGAGGCTGAGGAGCGGGGAGATTTATGAGCTTCCGGAGGCACAGTTGAGCCCTGTGGATGCTAAGGTTTCAGACCTTCTGGATGCGTTTTCTAAATCGACGGCTGATGTAGTCCGGACCATTGCTACAAGATTCAACCTCGGAGGGGTTCTTGCAGAAGAAGCCTGTGCACGTGCAGGAATTGATAAGTCTAAACCTGCAAAAGAAGCCACTGTAGAGGATGCAGAAGGACTTCATGATGCACTGCAGGATCTCTTTTCCCCGCTCTTCAGGGGCAGGGCTGCAGGTAAAAGCGAAATAACGGCTGAGCCAGAAACCGGTGCCGAAACTGAATCCGAGGTTGAAACTGAAGTCGAGGTTGAAACTGAAACTGGTATTGAAACTGAAGTCGAGGTTGAAACTGAATATGAGGTTGAAACTGAAGTTGAGGTTGAAGCTGAAGCCGGCAATGAAATACAAGTTGAAGAAGTTATAACTCAAGCTGGAAGTGAAGATCAGGTTCCGGGACTCAGACCTCAGCATATAAAGATGGAAATCAATGGGAAGATAGAACCCTTTGATGTGGTGCCTTTTGATCTTACTCGTTATTCTGAATTCGAAAAAGAATATTTTGATTCCTTTAATACGGCACTTGATGAGTTTTTCGGGAAAAAGTCGCTTGAACAGGTTGCAGAAGTAAAGGAAGCCGAAAAAAAGGAGAAAAACCTTGGCGTTTACGAAAGGCGGCTTCTCCAGCAGGAAGAGAGCCTTGAAAAGTTCAAAAAAGAAATAGAGAAAAATAATATTCTTGCAGAGATAGTCTATGCCAATTACCAGATTATCGAAGAGCTTTTTTCCGTACTCAACGGCGCAAGGGCAAAGGGCTATTCCTGGGATGAAATTCGTTCCATCCTGAAACAGGCCAAAAAGGCAGTGCCTGCTGCACAAATGATTACAAATATTGATCAAAAGACCGGGACTGTAACTGTTGAGCTTGACGGCAAGAGCGTCAACCTTGATATCCGGAAGACTGTGCCACAGAACGCTCAGGAATATTACGAAAAAGTCAAAAAGTTTACTAAAAAGAGAGACGGGGCTATAAGGGCTATTGAGGAAACCAGAAAGGCGATGAAGAAAAAAGCTGCGGCAAAGGCTGCAAAGGCAGGGAGAAAGCTGCTGGCGTCCCGGAAAAAACACTGGTACGACCGTTTCAGATGGTTTGTGTCCTCAGACGGCTTCCTGGTTGTAGGAGGCAGGGATGTCGACACTAACGAGGAAGTTTTCAAAAAATACATGGAAAAAAGAGATATCGTCTTCCATACACAGACCCCGGGCGCTCCTCTTACAGTTGTTAAAACCGGAGGAGAGGAGGTCCCGGAATCTACCCTTCAGGAAGCTGCACAGTTTGCAGTTTCTTATTCGAGCCTCTGGAAAGCCGGGCAGTTTAGCGGAGACTGCTATTGGGTTAAATCCGAGCAGGTAACAAAGACTCCGGAGTCCGGAGAGTACATTAAAAAAGGAGCATTTATTATTCGCGGGGAGCGCAATTACTTCAAAGATGTACCTCTCGGAGTTGCAGTTGGGCTTGAGTTGAAAGGCGAGACAAGGGTTATAGGCGGGCCTGTTTCTGCAGTCCGGAAGCATGGGGACTATATCCTTGAACTTACTCCGGGCAAATTCAATCAGAATGATATCTCAAAAAAAGTCTACAGGATTTACGCAGATGAACTGAATGACCCTCGCTTTGTAAAGCAGATTGCATCCCCTGACCTGGTAGCTATGATGATCCCTGCCGGGGAGTCAGGTCTCAGGTACCAGAAACCGGGACGAAAAGGTCAGGGAATCGGGTTTGAAGGAGCAAAATACGGAATTCGGGGAGTAGAAGAAGGGCCTGAGGGCAGTGAGGCCGAATCTGAAGAGGAATTCAAAGAAGAATTCGAAGAAGAAGCCGGAGAGAAATTCGGAGAAGAATCTGAAGAAAAATTCGGAGAAGAATCTGAAGAAAAATTCGGAGAAGAAGCCGGAGAGGAATTCGGAGAAGAAGCCGGAGAGGAATTCGGAGAAGAAGCCGGAGAGGGAAGTGAAGAGGAAATTGAAGTGCATGGAGTGAAAAAGGTATGA
- a CDS encoding caspase family protein — MTGKRTGLVIGNNYPDSKHELNFAVADALSMKEVLLNRDICGFDEVEESIYDTFVDARIKIEKMTTGSVLMSGG; from the coding sequence ATGACTGGCAAGAGAACAGGGCTTGTTATTGGGAATAATTATCCTGATTCAAAACATGAATTAAATTTTGCAGTAGCTGATGCTCTTTCAATGAAGGAAGTCCTTCTGAATAGAGATATTTGCGGATTTGATGAAGTTGAAGAATCAATATATGATACTTTTGTAGATGCAAGGATCAAAATTGAAAAAATGACCACTGGTTCTGTGCTGATGTCTGGCGGGTGA
- a CDS encoding formylglycine-generating enzyme family protein: MGNKISIKNHINAVRCHLKKDEIEDFSVMAKSGNSEAFEIFASFSTGMEFVLVPAGEFVMGSPSYEQGRSDYESPIHKVTIKTHFFMGKSSVTQKQWKQIMETDPSHFKGEYLPVEMVSWQEVQEFVKRLNAAENTDKYRLPSEVEWEYACRAGTQTGYSFGDDESQLNEYAWCAENSGRKTHPIGRKNPNLWGLYDMHGNVWEWVQDKWHENYNGSPSDGSAWEDGDISFRVSRGGSWYCNASSCRSANRFRRDPESRFSNLGFRMSRTP, encoded by the coding sequence ATGGGAAACAAAATTAGCATTAAAAATCACATTAATGCAGTTCGATGTCATCTGAAAAAGGACGAAATTGAAGACTTCTCTGTTATGGCAAAGTCTGGAAATTCGGAAGCTTTTGAAATCTTTGCCAGCTTTTCTACAGGTATGGAATTTGTACTGGTCCCGGCCGGGGAATTTGTTATGGGTTCACCTTCTTACGAGCAGGGCAGATCAGATTACGAATCACCAATCCATAAAGTAACAATCAAAACCCATTTTTTCATGGGTAAATCTTCGGTCACGCAAAAACAGTGGAAACAGATAATGGAGACTGATCCATCCCACTTCAAGGGCGAATATCTACCGGTTGAGATGGTTTCCTGGCAAGAGGTCCAGGAATTTGTTAAAAGACTGAATGCAGCAGAAAACACCGATAAATACCGTTTACCTTCAGAAGTCGAATGGGAATACGCCTGTAGAGCCGGTACACAAACAGGGTATTCCTTTGGTGACGATGAGTCACAGCTTAATGAATACGCATGGTGCGCTGAAAACTCAGGTCGTAAAACTCATCCGATTGGCCGGAAGAACCCGAACCTCTGGGGTCTTTATGATATGCATGGGAATGTCTGGGAATGGGTTCAGGATAAATGGCATGAAAACTACAACGGATCTCCTTCAGATGGAAGTGCGTGGGAAGATGGGGATATTTCTTTCCGGGTCTCTCGTGGGGGAAGCTGGTACTGTAATGCCAGCTCATGCCGTTCAGCTAACCGTTTCAGGCGCGACCCTGAGAGTCGTTTCAGCAACCTGGGCTTTCGCATGTCAAGGACGCCGTAA
- the priS gene encoding DNA primase catalytic subunit PriS → MDNRTTRYLKSCFQNYYKTAEIGLPDHLLNREWAFIFYDDMPEKMMHRHKSFGSPGEALDYLYGMAPAHVYNSTAYYEYPDAKKMNEKNWLGAELIFDLDADHLPNAPNNYADMLELVKKETFKLIDFLLDDFGFSEQEIELVFSGGRGYHLHVTNPKVLKLGSSERREIVNYISGRDVDFKYFFKEVAMDGDFGTGSKAFKGIKNVPVKCTLVGYDSGWGKRIALYLTDYMKTECRKKYRTKMFPELRRHEKVGETTIKKLINITNSENGLNDILERGRLDFDVRNFKEIASYFMQESVEDFLHRFGASVDEPVTADIKRLIRVPGSLHGGSGMLVKKLALSELERFDPLNDAVIFSDKPTKITVSKPFSIQLKGKDLRIEEGIQEVPEYAAVYLICRGVAEYGHRKNQPNTV, encoded by the coding sequence ATGGACAACCGAACCACCCGTTATTTGAAATCCTGTTTTCAGAATTATTATAAAACCGCTGAAATAGGTCTTCCGGACCACCTGCTCAACCGGGAGTGGGCTTTTATCTTCTACGATGATATGCCGGAAAAAATGATGCATCGGCACAAGTCTTTCGGTTCTCCGGGAGAAGCTCTTGATTACCTTTACGGCATGGCTCCTGCGCATGTTTACAATTCCACCGCGTATTACGAATACCCTGATGCAAAGAAGATGAATGAGAAGAACTGGCTCGGGGCAGAGCTTATTTTTGACCTTGATGCAGATCACCTGCCAAATGCTCCGAATAATTATGCTGATATGCTTGAGCTTGTGAAGAAGGAAACTTTCAAGCTCATAGATTTTCTGTTAGACGACTTCGGGTTTTCAGAACAGGAGATTGAACTGGTATTTTCCGGGGGAAGAGGATATCATTTACACGTTACGAACCCGAAAGTCCTGAAGCTTGGGAGTTCAGAGAGAAGAGAAATCGTGAATTATATCAGCGGGAGGGACGTTGATTTCAAGTACTTTTTTAAGGAAGTTGCAATGGATGGAGATTTCGGGACAGGATCAAAGGCCTTCAAAGGGATAAAGAACGTACCTGTGAAGTGCACGCTTGTTGGATACGATTCCGGATGGGGAAAGAGGATTGCGCTTTATCTAACGGACTACATGAAGACTGAGTGTAGAAAAAAGTACAGGACAAAGATGTTTCCCGAACTCCGCAGGCATGAGAAAGTTGGGGAAACAACAATAAAAAAGCTGATTAATATTACGAACAGCGAAAATGGTTTAAATGACATTCTGGAGAGAGGAAGGCTGGACTTCGACGTAAGAAATTTTAAGGAGATTGCCTCATATTTTATGCAGGAATCCGTTGAGGACTTCCTGCACAGGTTCGGTGCCAGTGTTGACGAGCCGGTGACTGCCGACATCAAACGTCTTATCCGTGTACCCGGATCCCTGCACGGCGGGTCCGGGATGCTGGTCAAGAAGCTTGCTTTATCCGAGCTGGAAAGGTTTGATCCGCTCAATGACGCAGTTATCTTCAGCGACAAACCAACAAAGATAACCGTTTCAAAGCCTTTCTCAATACAGTTGAAGGGCAAGGATTTAAGAATAGAAGAAGGCATACAGGAAGTTCCGGAGTATGCAGCCGTATATCTAATTTGTAGAGGTGTTGCGGAGTATGGACATAGAAAAAATCAGCCAAACACTGTATAA
- a CDS encoding DNA replication complex subunit Gins51, translated as MDIEKISQTLYKEKNQTLKTIQADFYQEAEKYIRELEIEIGKINNPRSPESKMLNDEHERALSDLETICMKRIGKVITRATIQSQANKPISKDTEKLLPAEKMLYDLVLQGIEAAKVELLGPILDPDSGKVPVWPCVWATRQAPAMDHPEAKKGREITATADGKETGTEPGKNNINEEYVVVRILKDLPTFTGADGRNYTVNAEDVVVLPRLNAKGLIKRKAAKLIAAGEKDSEEKNSEKN; from the coding sequence ATGGACATAGAAAAAATCAGCCAAACACTGTATAAGGAAAAAAACCAGACGTTGAAAACGATTCAGGCTGATTTTTACCAGGAAGCTGAAAAATACATCCGGGAGCTTGAGATCGAGATTGGAAAGATAAATAATCCCCGTTCTCCGGAATCAAAGATGCTCAATGATGAGCATGAAAGGGCGCTTTCGGATCTTGAGACGATCTGTATGAAAAGGATAGGGAAGGTCATTACCAGGGCAACGATCCAGTCTCAAGCTAATAAACCTATTTCAAAGGATACCGAAAAACTGCTTCCTGCGGAAAAAATGCTGTATGACCTTGTGCTTCAGGGAATAGAAGCTGCAAAAGTAGAGCTTTTAGGTCCTATTCTGGATCCTGATTCCGGGAAGGTTCCAGTCTGGCCCTGTGTATGGGCAACAAGACAGGCACCTGCCATGGATCATCCAGAAGCAAAGAAAGGCAGGGAAATAACCGCGACTGCAGATGGAAAGGAAACGGGGACAGAGCCGGGCAAAAACAATATAAACGAAGAATATGTTGTTGTCCGAATACTGAAGGACCTGCCTACCTTCACAGGGGCAGACGGCCGGAACTATACGGTCAATGCCGAAGATGTGGTTGTTTTGCCGCGACTGAATGCAAAAGGATTGATAAAGCGGAAAGCAGCAAAACTGATTGCTGCCGGAGAGAAAGACTCCGAAGAAAAGAATTCCGAAAAGAACTGA
- a CDS encoding 50S ribosomal protein L44e, with translation MKIPKRFRTYCPFCKTHSEHVVERVKKGQTSSMTHIARQKKRQQGIGNSGKFSKVPGGDKPTKRVWLRYRCTVCKKAHQRPCFRAKKFEFKE, from the coding sequence ATGAAAATTCCAAAGCGGTTCAGAACTTACTGCCCGTTCTGTAAGACCCACAGCGAACACGTAGTAGAGAGGGTCAAGAAGGGACAAACTTCATCAATGACCCACATTGCGAGGCAGAAGAAAAGACAGCAAGGCATAGGAAACAGCGGAAAGTTCTCAAAGGTGCCCGGTGGCGACAAGCCAACAAAGCGCGTCTGGCTCAGGTACCGCTGCACCGTATGTAAGAAAGCCCATCAGAGACCCTGTTTCAGGGCAAAGAAGTTCGAGTTCAAGGAGTAA
- a CDS encoding 30S ribosomal protein S27e codes for MIDYTQRPKSRFLRVKCNDCENEQIIFGSASRKITCVVCGRTLAEPTGGKSTITTHILEVLE; via the coding sequence ATGATAGACTACACCCAGCGACCAAAAAGCAGGTTCCTGCGCGTAAAGTGCAACGACTGCGAAAACGAACAGATCATCTTCGGAAGCGCAAGCCGTAAAATTACCTGCGTAGTCTGCGGAAGGACCCTTGCCGAACCAACCGGTGGAAAATCGACAATTACCACTCATATTCTGGAAGTGCTTGAATAA
- a CDS encoding translation initiation factor IF-2 subunit alpha, whose product MGNDNWPEIGEFVVCTVKNVTDFGAYVELEEFGGREGFIHISEIKAGWVKYVRDYVREGQKIVCKVLNVDPSRGHIDLSLKDVNEHQRRAKIQDWKNEQKATKWLQFVAKEIEAETETEPDEGSLQALHEIFVEEFGSAYAAFEEAAVEGEKAFKGLKINNKYLKSIIKIAGENIKLPFVDIAGYVDLTCNLPNGIEVIKQSLNAANSISDIDGEDIKLEVSYTGAPRYRIKVIAPDYKKAESVLKKSAQTAVDTIAKLGGHGIFKRHIESAKA is encoded by the coding sequence ATGGGAAACGATAACTGGCCTGAGATCGGAGAGTTTGTTGTCTGTACGGTGAAGAATGTAACTGATTTCGGCGCCTACGTCGAGCTTGAGGAATTCGGAGGAAGGGAAGGTTTCATCCATATCTCTGAAATTAAAGCAGGCTGGGTCAAATACGTCAGGGACTACGTCAGGGAAGGACAGAAGATTGTCTGCAAGGTTCTGAACGTGGACCCTTCCCGCGGCCACATCGATCTTTCATTGAAAGACGTAAATGAGCACCAACGGCGGGCTAAGATTCAGGACTGGAAGAATGAGCAGAAAGCCACCAAGTGGCTCCAGTTCGTGGCCAAAGAGATCGAGGCTGAAACCGAGACAGAGCCAGATGAAGGCAGCCTGCAGGCTCTACACGAGATATTTGTAGAAGAGTTTGGAAGTGCGTACGCTGCCTTTGAAGAAGCGGCTGTTGAAGGGGAAAAAGCCTTTAAAGGACTCAAAATCAACAATAAATACTTAAAGAGCATAATCAAGATTGCAGGAGAAAATATCAAACTACCCTTCGTGGATATCGCAGGGTATGTGGATCTGACTTGCAATCTTCCAAACGGTATAGAGGTCATAAAACAGTCCCTCAATGCTGCAAATTCCATCAGTGATATTGATGGAGAAGATATCAAGCTCGAAGTAAGTTACACAGGGGCTCCGAGATATAGAATCAAGGTAATAGCTCCTGACTATAAGAAAGCCGAATCAGTCCTTAAAAAATCTGCTCAGACAGCAGTAGACACTATTGCTAAACTTGGCGGACACGGGATTTTCAAACGGCATATCGAATCAGCAAAGGCGTGA
- a CDS encoding RNA-protein complex protein Nop10: MGQKIRKCKNCGRYTLREKCPVCGGEVLPAIPARFSPKDPYGKYRRLAKKG, translated from the coding sequence TTGGGACAAAAAATCCGCAAATGCAAAAATTGCGGCAGGTACACTTTAAGGGAAAAATGTCCGGTTTGCGGAGGAGAAGTCTTACCCGCTATTCCGGCTCGCTTTTCTCCTAAGGACCCTTACGGTAAGTACCGAAGACTGGCGAAGAAAGGCTAA